In bacterium, the following proteins share a genomic window:
- a CDS encoding tetratricopeptide repeat protein — protein MVKKREKEITEKAENPSDDGVKYTKEEATAEMERFFAALEEKTKDIPKEEIERGAEKVKSFIDGRISWAEVMNFTPEMLFQMAEYGFAQFKQGRYQDAERVFKVLTVLDWNNPYYHSVMGSILQREKRYGEAIAEYSQAIEVDANDIVSLTNRGEIFMQHGLIDDAEADFKKSIVLDPAGENRFANRARMLLDQIQKKRGQEKTGGAPQRKGK, from the coding sequence ATGGTCAAAAAGAGAGAAAAAGAGATCACCGAAAAGGCGGAGAATCCTTCCGACGACGGCGTGAAGTACACCAAGGAGGAGGCGACCGCCGAGATGGAGCGCTTCTTCGCGGCCCTTGAAGAGAAGACCAAGGACATCCCGAAGGAGGAGATAGAGCGGGGCGCGGAGAAGGTCAAAAGCTTCATAGACGGCAGGATCTCCTGGGCCGAGGTCATGAACTTCACGCCCGAGATGCTCTTCCAGATGGCCGAATACGGCTTCGCGCAATTCAAGCAGGGACGCTACCAGGACGCAGAACGGGTCTTCAAGGTGCTGACCGTCCTCGACTGGAACAATCCCTACTACCATTCGGTCATGGGCTCCATACTTCAGAGGGAGAAGCGGTACGGCGAGGCGATCGCCGAGTACTCGCAGGCCATAGAGGTCGATGCGAACGACATCGTGAGCCTCACCAACCGCGGCGAGATATTCATGCAGCACGGGCTCATCGACGATGCCGAGGCCGACTTCAAGAAATCGATCGTCCTCGACCCTGCGGGAGAGAACCGCTTCGCCAACCGCGCAAGGATGTTGCTCGACCAGATCCAGAAAAAGAGGGGTCAGGAAAAAACGGGGGGTGCTCCACAGAGGAAAGGCAAGTGA
- a CDS encoding flagellar biosynthetic protein FliR, which translates to MQETLQKLGVNIDVSFQLVFYSLIWVRVVAMGAVCPFLFGKPVPRYVLMSASVLLALFIYINTVPDTPPPLSEDRMLLVVLYLKEAFYGAAIGFISSIFFHAMSAVGTMIDNQRGLSIARAILPQLGEQVSITGIFLYQLALVIFLAIGGHLAFLDAFFQSFRVLPVLEFPSVGPGMFPLMDMIMTLTGEVILISMKLSMPVIIAIFLADIVLGIANRIAPQIDVWMMGFTLKGTLGLLMLFVSLTMVTDQIERYSQRSNQLIKESIELMQGKVPEGAPTLEPAEEGAPSEIPHVKSVE; encoded by the coding sequence ATGCAAGAAACATTACAAAAGCTCGGCGTAAACATAGACGTATCCTTTCAGCTCGTATTCTATTCCCTCATATGGGTCAGGGTTGTCGCGATGGGAGCCGTCTGTCCTTTTCTCTTCGGTAAACCGGTGCCCCGCTACGTCCTCATGAGCGCCTCGGTGCTGCTGGCGCTCTTCATCTACATCAACACCGTGCCCGATACCCCGCCCCCTCTCTCCGAGGACCGCATGCTCCTGGTGGTGCTGTACCTCAAGGAGGCGTTCTACGGCGCCGCGATCGGTTTCATATCCTCCATCTTCTTTCACGCGATGAGCGCTGTCGGCACTATGATCGACAACCAGCGCGGGCTCTCGATCGCCCGCGCGATTTTGCCGCAGCTGGGCGAGCAGGTTTCGATCACGGGCATCTTCCTGTATCAGCTGGCGCTCGTCATATTTCTGGCGATCGGCGGCCACCTCGCGTTTTTGGACGCGTTCTTCCAGAGCTTCAGGGTCCTGCCCGTTCTCGAGTTCCCCTCGGTGGGACCCGGGATGTTCCCGCTGATGGACATGATTATGACGCTCACCGGAGAGGTGATACTCATCTCCATGAAGCTCTCCATGCCGGTGATCATAGCCATATTCCTGGCGGACATCGTGCTCGGGATCGCAAACCGAATCGCCCCGCAGATCGACGTCTGGATGATGGGCTTCACGCTGAAGGGCACGCTGGGTCTCCTCATGCTCTTCGTCTCGCTCACCATGGTCACGGACCAGATCGAGAGGTATTCCCAGAGGTCCAATCAGCTCATCAAGGAATCCATAGAGCTCATGCAGGGGAAGGTGCCCGAGGGGGCGCCCACCCTGGAGCCTGCGGAAGAGGGGGCGCCGTCGGAGATCCCTCATGTTAAGAGCGTGGAGTGA
- the fliQ gene encoding flagellar biosynthesis protein FliQ, producing MPEYFVAVAKQTMFLALILTGPPVMTALMVGLTVSILQATTQIQEQTLTFVPKLVSVVTVLAIAGPWMLAQLIAFAASIYESFPMYVS from the coding sequence ATGCCTGAGTATTTCGTGGCGGTCGCGAAGCAGACGATGTTCCTGGCCCTCATATTGACCGGGCCGCCGGTGATGACTGCGCTCATGGTCGGCCTCACCGTGAGCATCCTGCAGGCGACCACCCAGATCCAGGAGCAGACCCTCACGTTCGTGCCCAAGCTCGTGTCGGTGGTCACGGTGCTGGCCATCGCGGGGCCGTGGATGCTCGCGCAGCTGATCGCATTCGCGGCGTCGATATACGAATCGTTCCCGATGTATGTCTCGTGA
- the sctR gene encoding type III secretion system export apparatus subunit SctR, protein MILSFIKRRKKGVCAGFLAAAALLCSTVAWAQAGEAGVSKPLVLLVMLAALAMAPFVVMMITSFVKIAVVMALVRNALGTQQVPPNMIVAGLAMILTVYIMVPVGYDVYRAAGKTINQGTNQPMLSQASLKLLAQAVDEGKEPVRAFLIKNVHSKERALFYNLALKLRVKEEDRQGITDADFVNIIPAFVVSELKEAFQIGFIIFLPFLVIDLVIANILLSLGMFQISPITISLPFKLLLFVLVDGWHMIAKGLILGYV, encoded by the coding sequence GTGATCCTCTCATTCATCAAAAGGCGCAAAAAGGGCGTGTGCGCCGGCTTCCTGGCCGCGGCCGCGCTCCTCTGCTCGACCGTCGCCTGGGCGCAGGCCGGCGAGGCCGGCGTCTCCAAGCCGCTGGTGCTCCTGGTCATGCTCGCGGCGCTGGCCATGGCGCCGTTCGTGGTCATGATGATCACCTCGTTCGTCAAGATCGCGGTGGTCATGGCGCTGGTGCGCAACGCGCTGGGCACGCAACAGGTCCCGCCCAACATGATCGTCGCCGGACTCGCGATGATCCTCACGGTCTACATAATGGTCCCGGTCGGCTATGACGTGTACAGGGCGGCCGGCAAGACCATAAACCAGGGGACCAATCAGCCGATGCTCTCTCAGGCCTCGCTCAAGCTCCTCGCCCAGGCGGTGGACGAGGGCAAGGAGCCGGTGCGCGCCTTCCTCATCAAAAACGTTCACTCCAAGGAGCGCGCGCTGTTCTACAACCTCGCGCTCAAGCTCAGGGTCAAGGAGGAGGATCGCCAGGGCATCACGGACGCGGACTTCGTGAACATCATACCCGCGTTCGTCGTGAGCGAGCTGAAGGAGGCCTTCCAGATCGGCTTCATAATCTTTCTGCCGTTTCTGGTCATCGACCTCGTCATAGCCAACATACTGCTCTCGCTCGGCATGTTCCAGATCTCGCCGATCACAATATCCCTCCCGTTCAAGCTCCTGCTCTTCGTGCTGGTGGACGGCTGGCACATGATAGCGAAGGGGTTGATACTCGGATACGTATAA
- the fliO gene encoding flagellar biosynthetic protein FliO, which translates to MTLAAEVPTVPANPATAMDFTWLFVKMLLLLAIVCIVAILLLKFGAPRLPIFRKMASSGFAKILARQSIDQRKHLYLVRIGKRYLVIGSADHAINLLAELSPEDVKGLDIPGVEENP; encoded by the coding sequence ATGACATTGGCGGCGGAAGTCCCCACCGTGCCGGCGAACCCGGCCACGGCGATGGACTTCACCTGGCTGTTCGTGAAGATGCTGCTCCTGCTCGCAATCGTATGCATCGTCGCGATCCTTCTGCTCAAGTTCGGCGCGCCGAGGCTGCCGATCTTCCGAAAGATGGCCTCCTCCGGGTTCGCAAAGATACTGGCCAGGCAGTCCATAGATCAGCGCAAGCATCTCTACCTCGTGAGGATAGGGAAAAGATATCTGGTGATCGGCTCTGCGGATCATGCTATAAATCTGCTTGCTGAACTCTCCCCGGAGGATGTGAAGGGGCTCGACATCCCGGGCGTGGAGGAAAATCCGTGA
- a CDS encoding FliM/FliN family flagellar motor switch protein, with protein MAKSKDKRGEETQINDLEAFEEWEDELGPEETVPPLQEEKPAPAEEEEIAFSGFEQMEADKPASAEGPLAEEESPDALSGLAPDVPVNLVAVIGKITTSVGDLLKLRQGNVVELGRPPGETVDVVAAGRLIARGELVDIDGTLGVRILKLVK; from the coding sequence ATGGCAAAGTCAAAGGATAAGCGGGGAGAGGAGACTCAGATCAACGACCTCGAGGCGTTCGAGGAGTGGGAAGATGAGCTCGGGCCCGAAGAGACCGTCCCGCCCCTGCAGGAGGAAAAACCAGCGCCCGCTGAAGAGGAGGAGATCGCATTCTCCGGATTCGAACAGATGGAGGCGGATAAACCCGCGTCTGCTGAAGGGCCTCTCGCAGAGGAGGAATCTCCGGACGCGCTCAGCGGGCTTGCCCCCGACGTGCCGGTGAACCTCGTGGCGGTCATAGGTAAGATCACCACGAGCGTGGGCGATCTGCTCAAGCTCAGACAGGGCAACGTCGTGGAGCTCGGCAGGCCGCCGGGGGAGACGGTGGACGTGGTGGCGGCCGGCAGACTCATCGCGCGCGGCGAACTCGTGGACATCGACGGGACGCTTGGGGTGAGGATTCTGAAATTGGTGAAATGA
- a CDS encoding flagellar hook-length control protein FliK: MDEVRKSDLAREERMREQAAEKAKPKQQGSEFDQLLKTGQMQQQATVAKLTQKPVTEQAMQEATKREQREAEQRLKEREERKDKKETKQQEQRDSSVITDRGIVGKSGHGESGGGGGQGKGGFDSSAGRRGLSKKLSDAGVKTLPADLEKKFAARLIQAQAAKNPSQAILTQQVLNKIIQHVRMGINRAGEKEIQIDLNERIFRGLKLRITSSEGKVGVHFRTADAKGRAALEKNSDQIREALAKKGIEVSEITVA; this comes from the coding sequence GTGGATGAAGTCAGAAAGAGCGATCTCGCGCGCGAGGAGCGGATGCGCGAGCAGGCCGCGGAGAAGGCAAAACCCAAACAGCAGGGGAGCGAGTTCGACCAGCTGCTCAAGACCGGTCAGATGCAGCAGCAGGCCACGGTCGCGAAACTCACGCAGAAGCCGGTGACCGAGCAGGCGATGCAGGAGGCGACGAAGCGCGAGCAGCGCGAGGCGGAGCAGAGGCTGAAGGAGCGCGAGGAGCGCAAGGACAAGAAGGAGACAAAGCAGCAGGAGCAGCGCGACAGCAGCGTGATCACGGACAGGGGGATCGTGGGAAAGAGCGGACACGGGGAGAGCGGCGGGGGCGGCGGACAGGGCAAGGGGGGCTTCGACAGCTCCGCAGGCAGGCGCGGTCTTTCGAAGAAGCTCTCCGACGCGGGCGTGAAGACGCTGCCGGCCGATCTTGAGAAGAAGTTCGCGGCCAGGCTCATCCAGGCCCAGGCAGCGAAGAACCCCTCCCAGGCAATTCTCACCCAGCAGGTGCTGAACAAGATCATCCAGCACGTGCGCATGGGCATCAACCGCGCGGGCGAGAAGGAGATCCAGATCGACTTGAACGAGCGGATATTCAGGGGGCTCAAGCTCAGGATCACCTCTAGCGAGGGCAAGGTGGGCGTGCACTTCAGGACTGCGGACGCCAAGGGCAGGGCGGCCCTGGAGAAGAACTCGGATCAGATCCGCGAGGCCCTTGCCAAGAAGGGCATCGAGGTCTCGGAGATAACGGTTGCTTGA
- the fliI gene encoding flagellar protein export ATPase FliI, with the protein MDKDKEIKQASRTDELPVVDFAKYRHLLSSVSTYSIKGKVTELTGIVVRAVVPGVRIGELCFIVPHHNRPPIKAEVVGFRDQEVLLMPLGELEGIGLGNDVIPTGHTLTVRVGEGLLGRILDGLGDPLDADTKGPLQFTTEYPVTANPPEALSRERVTRPLSVGIKSIDAMLTVGEGQRIGIFAAAGVGKSTLIGMIARNTEAEINVICLVGERGREVRDFLEQDLGPEGLKRSVLVVSTSDQPSLVRLKAAYVATAIAEYFRDQGKKVILMMDSITRFARALREVGLAVGEPPARQGYTPSVFSTLPRLLERSGNSDKGSITAFYTILVAGDDMNEPVADETRSILDGHIILSRALAARNHYPAIDVSESISRVMDSIIDEDHKAASRELREVVANYEKERDLILIGAYEEGSDPKVDYAIEKIEEVNTFLKQAVDDKITFAEAVALLKEIFE; encoded by the coding sequence ATGGACAAAGACAAAGAGATCAAGCAGGCGTCGCGAACGGATGAGCTCCCGGTGGTGGACTTCGCAAAGTACCGCCACCTGCTGTCGTCGGTCTCCACCTACAGCATCAAGGGCAAGGTGACCGAGCTAACGGGCATCGTGGTGCGCGCGGTCGTGCCGGGCGTCCGCATCGGGGAGCTCTGCTTCATAGTCCCGCATCACAACAGGCCGCCGATCAAGGCCGAGGTCGTGGGCTTCCGCGACCAGGAAGTGCTCCTCATGCCGCTGGGCGAGCTCGAGGGGATCGGCCTCGGCAACGACGTCATCCCCACCGGGCACACGCTCACGGTGAGGGTGGGCGAAGGGCTCCTCGGAAGGATACTCGACGGCCTGGGCGATCCGCTCGACGCGGATACGAAGGGGCCGCTGCAGTTCACGACCGAGTATCCGGTCACCGCGAACCCCCCCGAGGCGCTGAGCAGGGAGAGGGTGACCAGACCGCTCTCGGTCGGCATCAAGTCGATCGACGCGATGCTCACCGTGGGCGAGGGTCAGCGCATCGGCATCTTCGCCGCAGCGGGCGTCGGCAAATCCACGCTCATCGGCATGATCGCGCGCAACACGGAGGCGGAGATAAACGTGATCTGCCTCGTGGGAGAGCGAGGCCGCGAGGTGCGCGACTTCCTGGAACAGGATCTGGGGCCCGAGGGGCTCAAGCGCTCGGTGCTCGTGGTCTCCACGTCCGACCAGCCGTCGCTGGTGAGGCTCAAGGCCGCGTACGTCGCCACTGCGATCGCCGAGTACTTCCGCGACCAGGGCAAGAAGGTGATCCTCATGATGGACTCGATCACGCGCTTCGCCCGCGCCCTGCGCGAGGTGGGGCTCGCGGTCGGCGAGCCGCCCGCCAGGCAGGGGTACACGCCCTCGGTCTTCTCCACCTTGCCCCGCCTCCTCGAGCGCTCGGGCAACTCGGACAAGGGCTCCATCACCGCGTTCTACACGATACTCGTCGCGGGCGACGACATGAACGAGCCCGTGGCCGACGAGACGCGCTCCATACTCGACGGCCACATCATACTGTCCAGGGCTCTCGCGGCCCGAAACCATTACCCTGCGATCGACGTATCGGAGAGCATAAGCCGCGTCATGGATTCGATCATCGACGAGGACCACAAGGCCGCGTCGAGGGAGCTCCGCGAGGTGGTCGCCAACTACGAGAAGGAGCGCGACCTCATCCTCATCGGTGCGTACGAGGAGGGCTCCGACCCCAAGGTCGACTACGCGATCGAGAAGATCGAAGAGGTGAACACGTTCCTGAAGCAGGCGGTGGACGACAAGATCACCTTCGCGGAGGCGGTCGCCCTGCTTAAAGAGATATTCGAGTAA